In Quercus robur chromosome 11, dhQueRobu3.1, whole genome shotgun sequence, the sequence TAAATGATAAATCCTAATTTCAGGAGGCAAAGCAGATGTGACTCTTAGTGGAGAATGCAAATTCATtcaaaataatagtaattaaaaacacacacacacaaagagggATATATATGATAAAGACCTTATAAATCATAGGTAAgactgaattttattttatttttaaacattgaACACTAAAGGATTATGACGGCTCAAATAAAAGAATCAACATAAACGTGATCCTTGTAATCTCTATCATGTACATTTCAAGTACATACAACCAAGTTTCCAGATGCTAAATTTGTTTGTGTCAAGATAGAAAAGAAGATACAAAGTGGGGAGAGGGAAAGAGCGAGTGTGTGTGTGGGGGAGAAGGGGGGAAAATAAGTGAGgtatccaaagaaagaaaagtgtaaggaaacccaaaattcaaaaaccccgTAAATGGAAGGGATTCCATATTCACATCTACCTTCAGTTCTGgtgaaaaaagttattttatacAGTTAAaatttcttgatcttctccttgCTGAAGAAAAGCCATGCACTTGCTCTCAATATGCAAAAGACTTTGATTCTTTAGGCAGGCATAAAGTTCCAGAATCATTGTCGAAGGCAGCATCATCGGGTGGTAGCAATGCCACTTTGATTTGAACAGTGACATGCAGAGCAATCTGGCTCAGTCACATGCATTGTGGCAAGCCTTCTGTCACAACTGATCATCAGTTTAATCAAGGGGAGCTTCTGTGATACTTGGCGCCAGACTTCATTCACTGTCCCATTTGGATCTTTGTACTCAAAGTTTCGCTTCACCTGAATTACAAGAACTAAATTGAGAATAATTAACCTTAGGAAGCTGGTGTTACTAGCACACTTTGATCTCTGATTCTCTACATATTAGGTTCTATGTCATgacaaattattaaaagaagATTTATGGAAAATTTCAATGCATAAAGAATATGCAGCTGCCATGTCACCATcattattgtgatttgtgaacaTTATCATCAGGTGACTAGTATCACAAAAATCTTCATGTCCTCCACAAGTCAGATGCTAAGCAGAATCAAATGTTTCCAAAATGTCCTCTCACTCATCGTATCAGCAGAAAAATACTACCAATTTGGTTCATCTAAGGTGATGCACTCATGCAAGTCCAACTGAATCagtcaaaagtaaaatatatttttgttaagcATTGGATCCCGGAGCTGTAATGGAAGCTATCTCTTTCAAAAGTCTAATAACTCAATGGAAGGAAAAGAACACATCAAGGCAAACAATTGAATTCCATAGCTGAGGAAGGCTGTATACTGACTATCCAACACTGCTCTTGCTTGCCAAAGTTTGGAGAATGGTCCTATTCTAGCTCCAACAACTACAAAAAGCGTCTAGTTTGGCCTAATTTCCTTCAGTATTTCTCACTTTGAGAGATCATTCTTTGTATTCAGATCATTTATGGGGTATTCGGAAAATCACATATTTATTTCAATTCATGATGAACAAAAATTCTTATCCCACTGCATTCAGAAGTAGCAAAAAGTTGCTTAACTAGTCTGACTCCCTAAAAAGCTCAACCTCAACAAATACACTTTGATTcattgtgtatatataataataattaatctcTAAATGCAGTGAACCAAACTATGTTGGTATGCTTGtctcaaaaaacataaaaactataTTGATATGCTTAACTGAGTccaataaaaatcatattaaacaactaataaataatccaatagcaactttttttttttttggttaaacttaaaatctaaaagcaactcaataattataatatttaaaagaaataaaaacccaagaagaaaaattgatttaatttaaataattaccTTTGCGAAACCGATTGCCCATGAAGAACAACAACGTTTTCCGATCCTCAACGCCGACATCTCCATTATAGGCACTAATCTTATGCGAGTCAGGCACCACCACATCCTTAACCAACGAGGAATGGCCGGGCCTTACCCGCCCGAGATCCGAGACCAACAACACGGCATTCTTGACCCGATCCATGACCCGGTTCAACGCATTCGGATTCTGGCAAACCAACACGTGGTCCCTCCTCTTGTTCCTCCTCCAATACTCTTGCCCCTCCAGCCACGTCACCAGCTCCTCCTGCGTCTCCGAATCCGAGTACTTCTTGACCTTACCCGACCCGTTCGCAGAATGGGTCCTGCTCACAACCCaactcaaagaagagaaaaacggCACGTAAAACAAGTCAGCTTCGTTAGGATCCATGACCCGAATGACTGGAGACCCGGTTCGTTCATTTTCGGGTCGGGTTAAGTCCAGCAACAAGTGCCACTCCAAGGAGTGCTGGTGACTCGGGTACTTGAGTTTTTGGAGCGTTGACTTTGCCACGTCAGCAAAACCATGTGCTGTCCAGAAATGTTCGACAACGCCGTAGGTGAACTTTGTCGGAAGATCATCGTACATGTAAACTTTGACTCGcatggaggaagaagaagaagaagaagtgtcGGGTGAAATGGGAGGAAGAAGAATATTGGGCCTAATGGGCTTGGTGGGTTTTGAGGAGGCCCATGATTGAATGGTGGTGAAGCAGATATAGATGGATAGCACGAAGAAAAGCATGGCTGTGAGTGTCTGGTTCAACAGCCAAGTCCTGCGCCTTTTGTTCATCACTAAATAACGGAAGCTAATTAAGCTTAATGATCAGTGACAGTTAGTGATTTTTggaaatacaaaaaacaaaaacaatgcaacGTTCTTTAAGATTCCAATTATACAGAAACaagtgtgtattttttttttaacaatatagatatatatagtGCATGGAAAGAAgtgatttttaaataaaaaaaaacatatatattttactaatacttgtattattatataaatatggTATCGACAGCAGGTTTATATGTAGAGCCATCTCTATTGACTCATAAGAGTtaagagagagatttgtggTTGTGAAGTTGTGACCTACAAGGCTACAACTTGTGAGGGCGGTGTCGGTAGTGAACATGGAGACAATGTGCGCAGAGAGGAAGATAGAGACGTGTGTGTCGAGGAGGGTATTGAGTTATTTGAGGAGGGTTTATCTTTCACTTTCACCcgatgaagaaaaagaaatatgagGTTTTACGTGGTTTCTTGTTACTATAATAGAGGGGTATGATAAGAGAAGAGAAAGTGACAGAATTTTATGGTTtaaattatagaaaagaaaaaaaatcaaagatgatATAAGAGAAAGTGactttttttatgtatataaatGGTATGGAGTAAGGACTACCGTTTATTGGAAAGATAATGTTTACAAAATTACAAGTgtcattaataattattaagaaagaaaaaaaaaaaaaaaaaaaaaaaaaaaaaggtaattctAACATTAATTTCTATATCTTTAATATTCATTAATCGCATTTATTACTACATCAATATTTTAGCATCTTTTAGATTTTGTCTTCTAAGCCCCCCTTATGAGAATTACACTTTGTCTCTCCTCCCCTTTCTCAACCCCTTTCCCCCAATTTAAGACTTACCAATCGCTCTTATGTGTGGAGAAGTTTACTTATGACTAAAGAAATTATATAGGAAAGTTCAAGGTGGCAGGTTGGTAATGGGAGACACATTGAGGTGGCATCGCATAAATGGTTACCTCATGCTCTAGGGGCAACACCACCTTAAGGTCAAGGTGGTCTTGGGACCACcctaacttgaaaaaaaaaatatatatatatatatataataatttaaaattttttatttgtctacccttcaaaaaaaaatatatgggaACACCCTCagttttttttatgccaataaaattaaattttgttctataatttgTTCTACATTCAATAGATGAATGATTGCTTTGTTGTGTACATTGAAAGTGATGTAGCTTATAACATTGATAAATGATAATGAAACTATcgtgcaataatttcaaaatatgaaaactcgtagaaggcaattgtaaactttatgtatttgcgtatttttttattgttgttgtcgccaatatatgaatttctctttttattagattgtataattCATGCTTCTTATGGAACCCTGAGAAAGATTCCTCAAGCCGCCACTGGAGACCTCATTGATCCGAGGACACCAGGCAATGGGATCGTGGGAAAATATAGGCACTATTTGCTCCATCAATGTGAAAAGAAATATTGGTTATACCTTTGAATACTCTGACCTCCAAGGATGAGTTGGTATGGAAGGAAAATGATGCCCTGATTTTTACAGTCAAGACAACTTATACAGTCGCCCTTGGTCTTAAAATCAAACTCATGCTGAGCATTCACAGGCTGGACTTGATGACAGATTATTGAGGAAGGTGTAGAAACTAAATGTGCCTCCAAAAATCTGGACTCTGCTGTGGAGGGCCTGCTCAAATATTTTGCCCACAGGAGTTAATTTGCAGCGACGCAAGGTGCAAGTCGACCCAAGGTGTGAACTTTGTTGTCAACACCCCGAGACCTCATGTCATGTGTTATGGGAGTGCCCTTTCGCGAGGAATGTTTGGTCCAGGGCTAGTCAGCAGATCCAGAAATACTCAAATGGCGCATCATATTTTTTTGGACTATTTCGGAGTATAGTACACAAATTGAGCCATCAGGAACTCGAGACCTAGGTTGTTGTCATATGGGCTATTTGGAATGCATGAAACAAATTCTATTTCTAAAAATCTCAACTACAGCCTAGGATCATCTTTGATGGAGCTACCGGTCTCTTGATTGAGTACCAGCGTCCCACAGCAGTGTAGACAACTTCTTAAGGCacatctgttttttttttttttttttttttttttttttttttttttttttttgtttgtttctactAGTTACTTCTTGTGTAAGTTGGCATCATGTTTTCCAAAGCCTTTTTACTCAGGATCCACTTTGGTGTACTTTGTTTTCTTCCAGCTTGTAATAACTCTTTCAACATCTTAATATATATTCTATCTtcgttctaaaaaaaaaaaaaaagacttactAATCGCCATTCCCACATTATGGTCTACCACTACTAGATTtgatgatctctctctctctctctctctctctcttgcaaaCACATTTAGGTTGGCCGCCACTAAAGGTGGGGTTTTATTGTTGGTTGTCGTCATGGGTGTAGTGGCTTAGACCTTAGATGAAACAGCCATCAAGTTGACAAAATCATCTTAGTGAGGTACGATTGTGACCACACTAGCTGATGAACAACCTAAGTTAGCTCAACTGGGGTTCAATCctcgcttacaccaaaaacttattgatatcttgatctgatgataatgAGTTATCACTAAAAGctgacgccataggttgaaactctctcaaaaaaacaaCCTAAATTGAAGGAATTTTCTCCAACCcattatattttgtaaagtcACTCATGTTTATATGATCACACAATCAATAAATCATTTaaacaagtaaacaaattaattagttcATGTAATTAAAAGTACACATGTATGCTCATTTTAGTTACTAGGTAATGGGTTggtttttctccaaactagttaTTTGTGGATACTCACCAATTTCAAAAAGAATTCATATTTTCATTATGTGGCATTTTAATTATTAAGCCATCTAAAGGACTCATCATTTTACTATCTTATAGGTGATTTGACTAAAAGTACAAATAATAACTCATTTGAGTCATTTTGTAGTGAGttagagaaaaaatttctcCAATTTAATACAATTTCTAGTATGTAATATTTGTAAATATGATGTATAGGAAATCTAAATTCCTAAGAATGTAATAATGTCATTTTTTGTCCTAAAACAATATTGCataatataaacttatattattatttgtatatattaaatTACCCTTTTTATTgtcaaaagaaattaaataaggggataaagtaacaataataTCACACAAATTCAAATCAtaaactatataataaaagttggatttTATATATTATGACTGAGCAAAGTGAGTgtcatataatttattttgtatttttttcttatcattatGTCATCTAGACTgttattttgttccttttttttttttaacatagttaaaataaccaaaaaaaaaaaaaaaactagttaaaATAACATTGTTTACTATAAGTGAAATTCTATTATCAaacttataataaattttaaatactaCTCTATATAAAACTCAGttaccaaaattttcaataatatatatatatataaaagaagtttcattatatatttattattcctatttaatttattaatacttttattttgataaaacttCAATCTTAcatgatttgttttttaattaaacttcCATGTTATACCCAACCTGTTCGAGGCCTAACTAACCACCCAAATGTGAGATGCAAACGGGTTTGTCTAATTCATCGATTAGCAACTTGTGGGAGAGTTCTCCTCTAAAAGGATGGTGGAAtagcaatttttgtttttgatgggagGTGGACTAGCAATTTGACCCTTAACACAGGCCCAATCATCATGTAGGCATATCTACACATAAGTTTTTCAAAGTCTACATTTTTTCACAtcttaattatattataaatttttaatatggCATTTGTCTATAAAATTGAACACTTTGACCTTTTATACGCATCTTTCTTATATTGTGATGTAAGcttttgaaacttcacatttTCCACATCAACATTATGACAcatattaattttgtttttgttacatatcaattaaaaattaattataactcaCTGTTTTAATAGAATAAAAGCAACCCAACACAAAATAAACACTAACAAAGTTATATTTGGTCATTtcaaaacaaatattatttaaattaagtggcatattttctttaaatcctTCAATTTGATATTACTTTTTGATATTGTGGGGGCCGTTCGATCAATAGGCCCATTAAGTTCAGGATTGtagggcctgtggcccatccgaggatgcatatCCATCCGAGGAGGCCAAGTCAGGTCATAAGGTAATTACTGAAGGGGGTGGTAGTCAATATCACGAGGGTAAAGTTTTGTATCCGTCCGAGGACgccatactcctcggcagtatgcttccgaggacgatcaggacgcgGTCTTGTTGTAGCCAAACCTCAGAACTAAGTCACCACTAAAGATCGAATAACCGACCAAGGATGAAAGAgataaggcaaacaaatatctataactacagCTGCCTCTGCATTAAtgacctctcaaccaactctctggccgcattaatatagaggtg encodes:
- the LOC126706123 gene encoding probable arabinosyltransferase ARAD1 isoform X2, encoding MNKRRRTWLLNQTLTAMLFFVLSIYICFTTIQSWASSKPTKPIRPNILLPPISPDTSSSSSSSMRVKVYMYDDLPTKFTYGVVEHFWTAHGFADVAKSTLQKLKYPSHQHSLEWHLLLDLTRPENERTGSPVIRVMDPNEADLFYVPFFSSLSWVVSRTHSANGSGKVKKYSDSETQEELVTWLEGQEYWRRNKRRDHVLVCQNPNALNRVMDRVKNAVLLVSDLGRVRPGHSSLVKDVVVPDSHKISAYNGDVGVEDRKTLLFFMGNRFRKGEAKL
- the LOC126706123 gene encoding probable arabinosyltransferase ARAD1 isoform X1 translates to MNKRRRTWLLNQTLTAMLFFVLSIYICFTTIQSWASSKPTKPIRPNILLPPISPDTSSSSSSSMRVKVYMYDDLPTKFTYGVVEHFWTAHGFADVAKSTLQKLKYPSHQHSLEWHLLLDLTRPENERTGSPVIRVMDPNEADLFYVPFFSSLSWVVSRTHSANGSGKVKKYSDSETQEELVTWLEGQEYWRRNKRRDHVLVCQNPNALNRVMDRVKNAVLLVSDLGRVRPGHSSLVKDVVVPDSHKISAYNGDVGVEDRKTLLFFMGNRFRKVLVIQVKRNFEYKDPNGTVNEVWRQVSQKLPLIKLMISCDRRLATMHVTEPDCSACHCSNQSGIATTR